The sequence AGGGCTCACAAATCCATAAGGCGCCTGGCCATCAATCTTGCGGAACTTGGCTACCCGGTACTTCGGTTTGACTATCGGGGAACCGGGGATTCGGCGGGAGATCTTGATGGCGTATCTGCTGATCATTGGGTAAGCGATATCGGGCATGCCATTCAAGAACTTCAGGACATGGCCGCCGTACCCAAAGTCGCGCTGATAGGCCTGCGGCTCGGTGCCTTACTGGCTGCAAAAGCCGCAACGGAACACAATCAGGTCTCCCGACTGGTGATGTGGGACCCTATTGTCGACGGCGCCGACTATGTCGACGGCATCAGATCTGCAATCCTCGACGCACAGCCTCTTGGTAGTCGATCCCGAGTCATCGCGCCGGATGGAACCCTGCATTTCAATGGCTTCTGTATGCCTCCCCTTTTTCAGGACTCCATTTCGAATTGGCGCCTTGAGGCCCTGGCTTCGGAGATTCAGGTTCCTGTCGCTCAAATCATGTCTCATGAATCCGACAGCTTCGCGGAGTTGGAACGCTTATTGTCTGACTTTCAGGGATTCTACTCTAAACTGGCCCCAGCGCCTCATGACTGGAATTATGTTGATCACGTTGGAGGGATTCTCTGGCCGAAACCGGTGATCGATGCAATCGAACAATATTTCGGCCAGGCAACGTCTTACTAAAGGGATAACCATGCGAGAACGGGTAGTCACCGTCGGAGATCATCTGCCCCTGGTCGGCATCTTCTGTGAGCCCGATTCCGATCAGGTATCGGACCGCGGAACCGCCGTCATTTTGCTGAATTCCGGGGTAATCCATCGCGTTGGCTCTTGTCGTTTGTCAGTAACTCTCGGGCGCGCATTGGCCGAGCATGCGGGCATAGCCACATTTCGCTTTGATTTCTCCGGCATTGGCGACAGTGAAGCACGGCGCGGCACCCTGACGGCCAATCAGGCCGCGATCGAAGAGGTGCAGGAAGTGATGGACTACCTCGGAAAATG is a genomic window of Marinobacter sp. F4206 containing:
- a CDS encoding alpha/beta fold hydrolase, with product MEAFYFGPSESYLFGAFHPRQGVGRNEAIVLCNPFGQEYLRAHKSIRRLAINLAELGYPVLRFDYRGTGDSAGDLDGVSADHWVSDIGHAIQELQDMAAVPKVALIGLRLGALLAAKAATEHNQVSRLVMWDPIVDGADYVDGIRSAILDAQPLGSRSRVIAPDGTLHFNGFCMPPLFQDSISNWRLEALASEIQVPVAQIMSHESDSFAELERLLSDFQGFYSKLAPAPHDWNYVDHVGGILWPKPVIDAIEQYFGQATSY